The Corynebacterium freiburgense region CGGGGCGGGCGGCGAGGTCGATAAACTCGCTGACGATAGTGCTGGTGTCGTGCCATTTGTCGATGCACCAGTCCAGTGCTGTGCGGCTGGTTTCAGCCATGGTGCGCATCCCGTCGCCAACATCGGCGACTTTGGTGATGACGTATTCTGCGGCACTCGCACCGATGAGGGATGACAGGGCACCGTAGCCGTCATCACCGCCGTGGAACGCGGTCCAGACTTCTGACCATGAGGTTTTTAGGTTTGTGAGGGAGTCTCGGACATTGAGGACGAAGCCGATGGTGGTGTTGTCTTCTTCGATGCCGAGGGCTTGGCCGAGGGTGCCGGTGTAGTCGCCGTCGAAGATGAGGGAGCGTAGGCCAGTGATGGTGTCGGTCACCCAGGTCGCTTTGTCGTCGAGCCATCCGGTGGCGTTATTCCAGGTGTCTTCGGCTGAGTGCCACATTGAGTTCCAGGAGTCGGTCACCCAGGTCGCGCCGTCGTCGACAGCACCGGTGAACTTTTCCCATTCTTGGGTGCACCAGTTCCAGGCGGCGGTGAGTTGGTCACCGAGCCATGCTGCGCTGTCGCTGAGTGCGGTGGTAAATTGCTGCCAGAGTTGTTTACCGGTTTCTGTTTCAGTGAAAAACCACACCAGCGCCGCGATGACCGCAGCGATCGCCAGAACGATGAGCCCCAATGGGTTGGCGCTCATGACGACGTTGAGCGCGGTTTGGGCGATCTGCATCGCAGCGGTGGCGGTTTGCCAGGCTTTCACGACAGCGACCACACCCCAGAGTGCGGCGGTGATCCCGATGACGGCGCCGGCCATGGCTTGGAATTTTTCTGGGTTTTCGCCGACCCATTTGGCAAGCTCCGCGACTTTTTCTGCAGCTTGTGCCACGTATGGTAGGAGGGCTTCACCGAGGGAGGCTTTGGCGTTTTCCCAGGCGGCGTTAGCGCGTTGTTGTTGGCCGGCGGCGGTATCGGCTTCTCGGCTGAATGCGCCAACTGTGTCGGCGGTTTGTTGGTTCAGCAGCGTCAGGATGGCTTGGGTGCGGGCGGTTTTCGCGGCTTCGCCTTCGAGTTTATCGAGTCCTTGCGCGGCCAGTTCGGCTTGGATGGTGGATTCTTTGATGGACACGCCGTAGCGCTCGATCGGGTCGGCCTCGCCTTTCATGAGGGATGACAGTGCAGCGACTGCGTCGGCGGTGGTACCACCAAACGTGGCGGCGAGGTCAGCGCCTTTTTGAATGAGTTCATCAGTTTGGCCGACCAGCTCCCCTTGGGAGACGCCCATGTTTTTCAGCTGCGCCCCCATCACCGAGGCTAACTCTTGGTATTCGTTTTTGCTCAAACCGACGGCGCTGGATGCTTCTGCGGCGAGGGTTTTAATTGCTTCGGCTTGGTGTTTGTAAATGCTTTCTACCGCGCCGGTGGATTGTTGCAGGCTGCTCGCGGATTCGAATGCTTGCACGCCGAAGGCGATGACTGCGCCGGAGGCCACGCTCATGGCTTGGGCTGCGGAGGTGGCGCGTGATTGCAGTTTATCGATCCGGGTTTCGGCTTCATCGAATCCTTTGTTCGCGCCTTTTGCATCTGCCAAAATTTTGACAGAGAGCAGTGCTGTTTTACCCATTGTTGATTTCCTCTACCACGGCGACCGCAGTCGCGATCATCACATCATCGCAGGTGAAAAAATAGTCAGGGGCGACACCCCACGCATAGGCCAGGCGCATTAATTCCCGGATGGTGGTGCCCCGGTCGTAGGGTCCGGCATCACCTCCGGAGCATCATCGGCGACCAGGTCGGCGACGGTTTCGATCCATGTGTCAAAGTCCAGGGTGGTGGCGTGGGTGCGGTTGAGTGCGGCCCACGTCCAGTACGACATCCCGAGAAACGGTGCGTCCTGAAATGAGGGCCAGCCCATCCGGGCACGATGCATATCAAACCGCACTTGGTCGGGGGTCATGACCTTCGCGGTTTCGGTCGTACCGTCGGAATACGTCACTGTGATTTTTTTCATTGGTGGTTAAGCTCCTTCGATGGTGTTGAGAATGTTCTTGACGTGCTCTTCGTAGAGGCGAAGCCATGTGGGTTCAGTTTTTTGGGCTTGCTCTGCAACAAACGGGTTTGGTGTGATGTTCCGGGCAAACCAGCCCCAGTGGATCGGCCCGGCGTAGGGCACGCTTTTCGCGCCAAGGCGGATACGTGCCCCGGTCTGGGTGGAGAACACTGTGAGCGTGTCTTTGAGTCTGCGAACGCGCGCGCGTTTTGTGCGCGAGCCTACTGGTGCGACAGCCACAGATGCGGTTTTGACGATTTCACCGGCTGATTTGTTGACCGCTTTGAGTTGTTTCATGTCGATGCCAGCGCGGCGGAGTGATGCGCGCAGTTGCCGGGCACCTTCGATTTCTACATGGCCGGGTGCTCCGGCGTAGCTCATGGCGTGATCCCGTTGACTTTCGTGGCTGGGGTGAATGTGGGTTCACCGATGAAATCCAGCTCGATGTTGGTAGTTCCAGCTTCCCCGACCTTGCCCCCGACTTCTGGCGGGTCAAGGCGAACCGTGCCTTCGAATTTGCCACCATCGGTGGTGTTGGGAATGAACTCGATTTTCTCAGTGGTGCCTTTTTTCGACCACAAATACCCAACGATGCCTTTAACGGTGAGGTTTTGCACACATGTGAGTTTCAACTTATAACTATAGGTAGTTGCCTCGGCGGCGACATCACCTGATAGGAGTTGGATTTCCGAGCCGGCTTTCACCGATGGTGCGATGGTTGCGGCGGACACCTCGGCGGAAAAGTTCAATCCGGCGGTGGATTGGCCAAGCACAATTTTGCCGGGCCCAGTGGTAGCAATTTTAGTGTTGACTGGCATGGATAGCTCCTAGTGTGGGGGTCGGATGGTGAGAGAGAATGCAGGGCAGACCTCCCCGCCGGGGAGGGTGACGGTGGTCCCCAGGTCGGTGTCAACGACGTTGCCGCTCAGCACGTCCAGTGCTGTGGTGAGCATCTTTTCTAGCACGCCGATGGCCGCCGGGATATCTGTTTCTGGGCTAATAAGATGAATCCCTATCTCAATAATGTTTGTGCCGTCGAGACGGCGGCCGAGCCAGCGGGTAGCATGCACCCACGCACACGGTGGATGCAGACATAGCGGGTCGATATCGGCCGGGATGCCCGCATTTTGGAGTGCGGTCGTAATGTCAGTGAGGCTGTCGGTAATCATTGCAGTAACGGTAGCTAGGCGACGATGATGTCTCGGTGGCGCCCAAGGTTCAGCAATGCCTCGATATCGGGATCGTATTTCGCGACATAGCTGGGACCCAGTTCACCGATAGTTTCCACCCCGGAGGGGCTGGCGCGGCGTCGCCATAATCGGGCGGCGAGCATGTGCGCGCCACGGCGGGTTTTCGCACTGTCCCATTGGGACGCCGGGACCCAGTCAGCGACCAGGTCTACGACTGCGTCGATGACGTCGGCGAGGTCAGCGTGATAGTCGCCGCTGAGTTTGAGTTGGGCGGCAAGCTTTTCGGCATTGATGATGCCTACTGGTCGGTTGGTCATGCGGTAAACTTCACCAACTTTAGGCCCTTGGGTTGCTCAACCAGTGTGGCGCGATAGCCGAACACGCCTTCATCGGTGGCACCTTTAGCGACGTTGAGTGCATCGACGCGGATCGGGCTGCCTGCTAACTCCCCGTGGCGGATGGCTGGTTTACACCACGCCAGGACTTTCCCTTTGCCGATCAATGGAGTTGGTTTCATCTGGGCCGGGGTAATGCCAAGCATTTCCAAAAACGCTGGTAATTCTTTTTCTTTGACATCGATCAAATTAAACCAATCCATGTCATTGACGACATACACATCCGGGTCGATATTGGTCGCAGCATGGATCGTGTGCCGCGCCCAGCCGCAGGCTTTAAACAGCGACCATTGCTTTGCAGATTGATCATCCTCGGCACCGGCACCCGCAAGCGCATCAGCCAGGGCTTTTTCGTCGGACTTTTGCGCATAGGATTCCGCCATGGCTGCGAAGTATTTGGCGATGACATCGACTTGGTGGAAATGGATGTGCTCGATCGGCAGCTGGTTCGCGCCCGCCAATCGGGTGGCCTCAACTTCGACGAGTTCGAATTCAGCTTTAGTTGACGAGACTTCAGCGGGATGCCCAGCGTAGTCGGCGACCTCAGGTTTGGTTTTCCAGCGCACGCCTTGCATTTTCAACCCCGTGAGAGTGTCTTGCCGCATGGCCGGGATAAATTTCCGCTGGTAGGTGACGCCTTCCCAAAGCTCACCGACCCAGTTCGGCGCGAGCCCAAGTGGGGATTTCGCGACCTGCAATGATTGCAGTGCCGCGGTGAGCATAGTCGGCTCGGCGGTGGGATCATCCAGGCGGGCAAGCGCATCGTAGATCGCAGAGCAGCTGAGTTCGACTGGGCGCGGTGTGGCGTGGATGCCGCCGGGGGCTGCGGCCGGGCCTGCGCTGGCGGTGACAGTCTCGGCGGTGGGGGTGTCATTATTCATCGTGGTGGTCTCGGTTGGGTCGGGTGTGGTATGGGAGGCGGTGATACTGGTGACACGGGCGCTGGAGAACGCTGGGATCGCCACCAACGCGACTGACATCAGTGTCGCCGCAGTAATTGTGTCACCGTCAAATTGGGGTTCGAGCAGTTCGACCGATAGCGCATCGCGCACTCCTTCGCGGATGTCTGCGCTGGCAAGATCGCCATCCGGGGTTCGGGCAAGATGAAATTTTGCGTACAAACCAGCATCGGTGTCGGTAAGTTCCAGGGCGTAGCCGACCGGTTGCCAATCTGCTTGAGTTGAGTGGTTTCTCAACAATTTAATATGGCGAAGATCATCGGGGATGGTGATCGCCCCACGCGCGACCTGATAGTCTCCGGCGCTGGTCATGCCATGCTGATTCCACGGCAGGATAAGCCCTTCAACGATGCGTGGGGCAGCGTCGGCGTCAGTGCAGGTGGTGGCAGTCAACAGTGCGTTAGTCTGCAGAATCACGGTGGCGCCCCTTTTTTTCTCGTGGTTCAGCAGCCAACCACGGCATGTAGGTTTTCATCCATGCCTCCGTAGCAGGGTGAGCAAGAATACGGGTGATCGTAGCGATCGTGGCGAGGGTTGCCGCCACCCATGGAATGGATTCAATGCCAAGTTCTTTGGCAATGATTGGCAAAATCGGGCCGATGCCAATGACAGCGGCGACCAGGGTGCGGATCGTGGCGCGGTTTGGATGTTTCACTTGTGTTGGTGTCATGGTTGTACGGGAGCAGGATCAGGGGCAACAACCGTAAGCAGTTGCCGGACGGCAAAGGTATTCACCACAGCGGTGATGGTTAAGGCAACAAGTTCGATGACGGTCATGGTTTTGCAGAAAACCCTTGCACTTCAAGGGCTTCACCAATGGCGGCCAAGGCATCGACGACGGTGCGCCCGCCGAGCTGCGGCCAGCCGGCGAATGTGTGGCCATGGGCATCGCGGCCCGGCCCGGCCAACTGGTCAAGGATCAATGAATCAATATCTGTGCGCATAGGTTCACTTTCTTCCATCGGTGAGGTGGTGCCATAGAACAGGGCATGTAGTTGTTCTCTGGTGCCACGAAAAGCATTGATATCAACACCTGAATTTCCGCCGCGCCAGCTTCCAAATCGCGCTTCTGAGCTAAATTGCCACAACGCTGGCTGTTGGTTGCCCAATGGGTAATTCCACTGCCTGTGGCTATTTCCTGGATAAATATTTTTTGGCGGGCCCGGGGTATTGGTTCCATAAGCGGCGACCCAAAATGCACCGAACTCATGGCTATCTGGCTCATTTGGTGAAATTTTATGCTCCCAATAGGGAACATATGAATAACACCCGATGACACGAACACCAGCTTGCTCGAACAGTCGCTTACATTCGCGGATGTGATCGACGTGGATGCCTGCGGGGGTTTCCACATCAATCCACATTGGGCGTTGCTGGTTTCCCATAACCTCAAGGGAGGCTTGTACCTGGGCCGCAATACTCGATCCTTCACGAGGGTTACGCAAATAGTGGTATGCCGACGTAATCAGGCCAGCTGCCTCGGCGTCTGCCAGATGCGACTGGTAGACCCGGTCACGGTGGATGCCATCAGTAGTACGAATGATGGCGAAATCCAGGTCCGACTCGCGGGCGGCCTCGACGAGGCTGAGACCGTTTTGCCACTCAGAGACATCAACGCCAAAAATAGTCATTGGTTCTCACTTTCAATTTCAACATGTGGGTTAGGCGCGGGTAGGGAACGATCATCAGGCACAGTGAGTGCAGCGATATCGGCGGTGGCCTCGCTGGTATCGACCCTGAGTGACACACCACGGGGCACAATGTCGTCCATCCCCAGTCGGGCGGTGACCGCTGAAATCATCGGGGCGATGCCAAAGGTGATCAGCTCGGCCATCCTGGCTTGAGTATTGGAATACGACAAGGAGGTGCCGGAGAGGGTGGCATCGATCATCGCGGCCGGGATCGAGCACAGTCGCGCCAAGTCAACCGCAACCGCGTTGCGGCCCTCAACCAACAGGTGTTCTTTGATGCTGCCGTGTTCTTTCACTTCAATGCCTGCTGAAGTGAATGCGACCCCACCATCGCGGCCTTTCCGGGCACGAATCCAGCTTTGTTTCAGCTCGGCGACTTTTTCCGGTGTCAACGGCTTATCACTGGTTTGATGCAACTCGGTGGTGTGGGCTGGGGTTTCTACTGCGCGCCGCACCCCACGAGCAAGCGCGAGTGCTTCCGGGATGGTGGTTTTCCCCAGTGCAAGAATGCCCTCATGAATCCCAGGGATCAGGATATGGGTTGCGGCCGCAACCGGCGCCCCATCGACTAGGACACGATCCTCGGCATCAAATGCCCAGGCATCGTATGGGACCCGGTCAGCGGTGAGCACATGACCTGAGTAGTCGCGGGTGACCCGCCACAGTGACCAGCCGTAAAACAGCAGATCGTCGATGGTCCACAACATCCGGTGATACGGGCTGAGCAGCCCATCAGTGCGGGAAATCCATGCGGGTTGGGCATCCAGGTCTGTGCCGTTTCGCACCGCTACGATCGGGAGCCGAGCGCAGGTAGTGCAAATAAGGTTGCGGGCGCGCAGCAGTGCAGGAATCGTGAGGGCCGCGTCACGGGTAATACCATGCAATGACACGTCATCGAGATCGTCACCAATGAAACTCAGGGACTCCAACCTGGGGTGCTCAGACAAAGACGAAGTGGGCGCGGTCATCGCGCGCAGCGCCCGAAATGCATCCATCATGCCCATGGATGCATCATTGACCACACTGATGGTTTTCCGCTGAATCTATAGAACACGCTGGGGTTTTAGTAAATTTCTGGTTCGATGTCTTCGCGGTAATTCTGGGCACCAATCATCGCCAGTGTCGCTGCCTCCAACGGAGCAATCGACCCGACCGCTGCACGCCGATCCCACACCCAGGAATCACCAACCCGACGACGAGCGGCGATATCAGCGGCGGCGTCCAATGCCGGATCGGGGCGTATCTTGATCTCCGGGGCAAACATGCCATCATCATCAATGTGCATCAAGCGGGTCAAAAAATCACCACACCCCGCCGCCAGCGCCCGAAACGTGATTTTATTCACATGAATGCCTTTGCGGTCCAGTTCAGC contains the following coding sequences:
- a CDS encoding phage portal protein — protein: MVNDASMGMMDAFRALRAMTAPTSSLSEHPRLESLSFIGDDLDDVSLHGITRDAALTIPALLRARNLICTTCARLPIVAVRNGTDLDAQPAWISRTDGLLSPYHRMLWTIDDLLFYGWSLWRVTRDYSGHVLTADRVPYDAWAFDAEDRVLVDGAPVAAATHILIPGIHEGILALGKTTIPEALALARGVRRAVETPAHTTELHQTSDKPLTPEKVAELKQSWIRARKGRDGGVAFTSAGIEVKEHGSIKEHLLVEGRNAVAVDLARLCSIPAAMIDATLSGTSLSYSNTQARMAELITFGIAPMISAVTARLGMDDIVPRGVSLRVDTSEATADIAALTVPDDRSLPAPNPHVEIESENQ
- a CDS encoding glycoside hydrolase family 25 protein, whose amino-acid sequence is MTIFGVDVSEWQNGLSLVEAARESDLDFAIIRTTDGIHRDRVYQSHLADAEAAGLITSAYHYLRNPREGSSIAAQVQASLEVMGNQQRPMWIDVETPAGIHVDHIRECKRLFEQAGVRVIGCYSYVPYWEHKISPNEPDSHEFGAFWVAAYGTNTPGPPKNIYPGNSHRQWNYPLGNQQPALWQFSSEARFGSWRGGNSGVDINAFRGTREQLHALFYGTTSPMEESEPMRTDIDSLILDQLAGPGRDAHGHTFAGWPQLGGRTVVDALAAIGEALEVQGFSAKP